The region GCCAAAGCCGGCGCCGAAAATCAAGTGCAAGTTTTTCATGGCAACGCCTTCGACTACGCCGGCCAATCGGAACCGCTGGCGTTTTGCTTCTCCGACATCGAACCGCCGGAGAACAACGCAAAAATCTACGAACTGATCGTACCCCGCCTGGTGCCCGGCGGCTGGCTGGTGGTCGACAACGTCACCTCGCCGCGCCATCAAGCCGATTTCATCAAGCGCGCCTACAGCGACCCGCGCGTCGACGCCGTGCTCTTGCCCTTCCCCAAGGGCGATATGATTTGTCGGAAAATCTGAACTCGCACAACTGAGCGACAAGCCTTAACCAACCGCACATCCCCGATGCCACCCCAACACAAGGGGTGGCACATAATCCCAATGGTCCGATCGACCGCACAACAATCCGCCTTTTTCCATCCCACACAGCCACAGATTTACCCGCGCACTGGCCGCTCTTCTTCGGTAGCGGCGCGCTCGCGTAGCGGCTCCACACTGAGAATTAGGCTCTGGAGGTTTTTATGCTGCAAGGCGAGCGCCGCCGATCGATCGATCGCTTCTAACAACTCGTCAATCTGCTGTTCATCTTCATTGCGGCTTGGCACAGGCCGCGCCTGCCTGCCGGCGTTGCGCACGCAGTCGAGGATTTCTTTGATGCCGATGGTTTCCGGGTCACGGCCAATGACATAAGTCTGTTGGTCGGCCAATGCCAGCACGAGACGATGATCCTCGAACATTTCCATAAAGTCGCGCGTCAGTCCGGCGGGAATGCGCAGCAGCGCGGCGACATCGGCCACGCTCAGCGCATCGCGGCCGTGATAGAAATTGCGGCCAATGAGCAGCATCATCTGCAGCGCGAGTTTCTCGCGCCCCGCCGGGCTATGGGCCAGAAGCTCGCGGTCGGGTTGGTAGAAACGCAGATGCTGGTGCGCATAGGCCACCTGCGCGCCCAGTAGCACAATTACCCAGCCGATATGCAGCCAAAACAAAAACAGCAGGAGTATCGCGAAGCTGGAGTAGATCGCATAGTACTGCGTCGATGACGCGACGAAGACCGCAAAACCCCAACCCACAGTTTGCCATAGGATCGCTGCCACCAACCCGCCGATCAGCGCCGAGCGCACTCGGACCTGGGTGTTGGGAATAAAAATGTAAAAGAAGGTGTAGGCGCCCCAAAGGGTCAGATAAGGCAGCAAGCGCAGCAGGCCGAGAATCACTGCACCGAACGGCTCAAGGGCGATCAACTTTTGGACAAAGGCGCTGCTCTGCAGCGTCGCGGTGATCGTGAGGGCAGAGAAAATCAACACGGGGCCGACGAGAATCACGCTCAGATAGTCGCTGAACTTGCGCGCCCAGGTACGTGGCGAGCGCACGCGCCACACGTGGTTGAAAGCATCTTCGATGGTCGCCATCAACGAGAGCACGGTGAGAAACAACGTGATCAGCCCGACACTGCCCAAGGCACTAGCGCTCATGCGGTCGACGAAGTTAAGCAGCGCATCGATGATGTCTTCACCCTTGTCGCCAAGTGGCTCCAGGGCTTCGAGCAGCGCCGGCTCCATGCGATTGTGCACGCCGAAGGCTTTGAGAATCGAAAAGATCACCGCCAGCGCCGGCGCCAACGACAACAAGGTTTTGAAGGCCAGCGCCATCGCCTGGAGTTTTACGAGATTTTCGAAGAAATCTCGCGTCACCATGACGATGATCTTGACGACCGTGTGCGCGGCACGACCCGCCCACGACGCACCGACCGGTTCACTATCGTAGATACGGTCGAACACCCGTGTCTTGAACTGCTGCAGCGGACGTTTCGATTCTTGCGCGCGCGTCGTCATGGGAAGAAAAGCCAAGCGCAAAGGGCTAGCCGGCAAGATAAAAGCCCGAGGGGAATTTCATCGAATCTTCTGTTTCGGTCTTTGACCGCTCATCTCGGATCTTTGTAAAGCTTACCAGCTTTGTCCGAACACGACAAAAGCGCATCGGTGGGCGTGATCGATCACGCCCCTACATCCGATCTTTTTCGCGTCGTGGGCATTTTTCGCGGCCATCGGTTTTGCGTTCTTTGCGTTCTTTGCGGTAGATTCATCCCTTCCGAAATTATGCCAACACCAACATCGACGAACGCTCCGTTGCGCCGGGCGCTCAACACCCCGGGCCTGGCGGCCGTGACATTTTTCTGCGTTGCCGGCGGGCCGTTCGGTTTGGAAGACGCAGTCGGAGCCGCAGGGCCACAATTGGCGCTGCTCGGCATTGTTTTGTTGCCTTGGTTCTGGAGTTTTCCCACCGCGCTGATGACCGCCGAGCTGTCGACGGCCATGCCGGAGGATGGCGGCTATGTCGTCTGGGTCGAAAAAGCCTTCGGCCGCTTCTGGGGCTTTCAGGAAGGCTGGCTCAGTTGGCTCTGCAGCTTCGCCGACAACGCGCTTTATCCAGTTATGTTCGTCGACTATCTCGCCTATCTGCGCGGTGATATGTCGCCGACGGAACGCTGGCTCATCGGCGCCAGTTTGGTTCTGGTCATCACCTGGTTGAACATCCGCGGCATCCAACTAGTCGGCTTCATGTCGGTGATCTTCACATTGTTCGTCCTCGCGCCGTTCATCGTCATGATCGTCCTCGGCGCGCCGCGGGTGGAGACCGCGCATTGGTTCGCGTCCAGCGGTGACGCAAGCGGCAGCGTCAACTGGGCTTTGCTCATGAGCGTGCTTTTATGGAACACCAGCGGCTGGGACAATGCCGGCTGCTGCGCCGGTGAAGTCGCCAACCCGGCGCGCAGCTATCCGCGCGCGATGATCGTTTCAGTTATCGTCGTCACGCTTGTCTATCTCCTCCCTTTGCTCGTCGGCGTGAGCATCGACACCGATTGGGCGCAATGGAAAGAGGGCGAGTTCCCTAAAATCGCCGCCCAGGTCGGCGGCGGTTGGCTCGGCACATGGCTGACCGTGGCGGGCTTGGTGACAGCGGCGGGCATGTTCAACGCGCTTTTGTGCACTTCCTCGCGTGTGCCCTTTGCCATGGCCGAGCGCCGCATGCTGCCGCGCGGCCTTGCGGCGCTGCACAAAAAGCACGCCACGCCTTGGCGCTCGATCGTCATCAACAGCCTCGGCGTCGCGGCGCTGATCCCCTTCTCGTTTCAGGAATTGATCGAAGTCGACATGTTTCTCTACGCCGCGTCGATGATTTTGGAATTCGCCGCGCTGGTCTGGTTACGGATCAAAAAACCGGAAATGACTCGCCCCTATCGCGTCCCCGGTGGCACCGCCGGCGCGGTCGCGCTTAGCATTCCTCCGACGGCACTTTGCTTTCTCAGTATTGGCCTGGCGAACCACGCCACGCTGTACGTCGGCGTCGCAGGGATAGCGCTGGGCCTCCTTGTCTATCGCTGGCAAAGCTGACGCAGCGCTGTGAATGAGCTTGAAGCGCCGCCGAATTCGTAGCCGACCCGGCTTGCAACGCTATTTGTAAATCCGGCCAATAAATCCTTCCTTCTCCAACTCCAAAACCAAACTATCGTCGACAATGTCGTCGACCTTCATCGTGCTGCCCGGTTTGCGCGACACGGCGTCTTTGACTTGGGTGTCCATGCCCTCGCGATTGACCAGCGGCACTTGCTCGAACAGCTTGGCGCTCGACTGATAGGCCGCATCCAGGAAAGCCTCGTTGTTGTGGCGCGTGTATTTCGCCATGATTTTTTTGCTTTCTTCTTTGCGCGTCTTGTAAAAGTGCGTGCTCTCGATCAGCGCCATCAAGAGCCGCTTCATCGTGTCGCGGCTATTCTTGACGAAAGCTTTCGACGCCGTCGGGCAAACGTAAGGGAACGGAAATCCTTTGGGGAAATCCGCCGTGCTGGCAAGAATGCGGTGCGGCATGCCATGGGTCAGATGAATCACGCCTGGCGGCGCCGGGAACGCGATGATGCGCCCGGTGCGAAACGCCGCGGCGCGCTCGGTGGATCCACCGACCTGGAGAATCGCCACGTCCTTATCGGCTTCCAGCTTAAGCTCCTTGAGAAAGATGCGCGCCGCGACATCGGATGAGCTACCGACGCGGCTAATGCCGATGCTCTTGCCCTTGAGTTGGGCGGCCGACTTGATCGACTCATGCACGACCAAGTCATAGGGCAGCGTGTTAATGAAGCAGCCGACGGCGACCACGCTCGCCCCGCCCACGGCCGCGTTGGCAATCGCGCCGCCGGAAATATTTCCCACCGCCACCGAACCCGCCACCACCGCGGAAATCGTCGTCGTCGAAGAGGGAATATAGATCAACTCGACGTCGAGGCCGTACTTTTTGTAGGTGCCGCGCTCCTTGGCGATATACCAATTGGCGTTGGGCGCATCGACGGAACTGAACGCCAGCGTTTGCTGCTGCGCCAAAGCGTCAGACACGGCCACAAAAAACATGAGCGACAAGCCCGCCCACAGGGTCATCTTGCATCGCTGTTGCATCGGACACCTCCGCGATAGGTTGACCAGAGATGGGCGTTCTTACCTCAAGAACTCGCCGCAAGCAAGGAGAAACTGCACGGGGAAAACCATCCGACGGATCAGTCGCATCAGACCGATCCGTCGGACGCCAAGAGTAACACTAGTTCTGCTGAATCCCGTAGCGGCGTGCAAACATATAGTAGAGAATCGCCACGGTAACGAGAATCACTGTCCAGATAACGCCGAAGGCGGCCAGCTCGCCGACCTGGGCGTTTTCCCAGAGCTCGAAGATGGCGACGGACACGACCGGGGTTTGCGGGCTGACGAGCAGCACGGACATGGAGAGTTCCTTGGCCGAAAGCAGGAAGATGAAAATCCACCCGCCTAAGAACGACGGAGTGATCAGCGGCAAAATGATTCGGCGCATGGAGCTGAACCAAGACGCGCCGGAAACGTAGGAGGCTTCTTCCAATTCTTTGTGCAACTGCAGTAAGCCGGAATGGTTGTAACGAATACCATAGGGAATGTAGCGCGTCGCAAAGGCGATCAGGAGAATCCACAGCGTGCCATATACGGGAATCGGCACGAAAAGATAGAAACGCAAAATCGCCAGGCCCATGACGATACCGGGAAACATCAGCGGCAATGTCGTCAGAAAGTCGAGCAGCCAGCGGCCGCGAATCTTGGTGCGCACGAGAATCCACGACGCCAACAGCGTTAACGCCATAACGAAGGTGGCGCTACCCAGACCGAGCAGCACGCTATTCTTCACCGAATCGAGGAGCTTGGGGAAATGCAGCGCCGTGACGTAGTTCTTGATCGTGAACTTCGAGATCGCCTCGATCGACGGCTGCATGTAAAACGGCAACAGCGACGCCCAAAGAATGATTAGAAATGGCAGCAAGAGCAGAATCAGCGAGTAGGCCAGCAAGCCGGCGCCGGTGACATAGCGCCAGCGGCCCAGGCTGATCAGCGCCGGGCGATAGCCCTTGCCGGTAACAGTGTGGTAGCGGTCGCCTTCGCGGGTGATGCGAAAATAAAAATAGAGAGTAATACCGACCACCACCATGAGCAGCACGGCAAAAGCCCCGGCGCTGCCGTATTGCGGCGGCAGCTTCTGCGCGTCGAGGTAAATCGATGTCGTCAGCACGCGGATATCGCCCGGCAGTCCGACCAGCGCGGGAATTTCAAAAGACTCGAAGGTGCGAATAAAAATCAGCAGCATGACCGAGAAAAGCGCCGGCAGCATGAGCCGCAGCGAAACCTTGCGCATGGTTTGCCACACCCGCGCGCCGCAGGCGGCCGAGGCTTCTTCGAGCGACGGGTCCATCGAGCGAAACGCGGCGGCCAGCATGAGAAAAACGAAGGGCGACCATAACAGCGACTCAATCAGCACCATGCCGAACATGGAGTAAACGTTGAGGACCGGTGTGGTTTGATTGAAAATGATTTTCAGCCAATAGTTCACCGGCCCAGCTTTGCCGAGCAGCAACAGCCAACCGATGGTGTAGAGAATGAACGGCGTGCCAAAGGACGCAAACGCGGTGAAGTAGCCCAGGCCGCGCAGCGGACTATCGGTGCGCACGACGATCCAGGCGATGGAACCGCCCAAGGTCGTGGCGCAGACAGCACTCAACACCGAGAAGTAAAACGAATTCAAAAACGGCCCGATGATCTGCAATCCGCTCAGCAAATCGCGGTAATATTTGAAGGTGAACTGATCGATCTCGCCAGTCAGCTTGCTGGTAAACAGGCTGGTTTGAATGACGGAGTAGAGCGGCGGCAAAACCAAGTAAGCCGTCACCAGCGAGACGCTGATCATGACGCAGGTGGCGACATCGAAGCGGGAGGCGAGGTTGGCCGACAGCGACGCGCTGTCGCTGTTGGTTTTCAGCGGCAGATCAATAGTTTCTGTAGGTTGCTTGGCCATGATTCAGATTGCTACTTCACAAAGATGCTGTTGAAAATATCCACCCATTCGTTGCCCTTGTCGAATTGGTTATCGGGGTTGACGTAGTAGGCCTTGTTGAAACGGCCGCCGCCCGGCTTCAGGTCTACTTGTTTGGCCGGCAACTTCGGATGGGCCGGCAAATAGTTCGACTGCTGGTAGACGCGCTGGCCCTTCTCCGAAAGAATAAAATCGATCAGCAGCATGGTCGCGTGCGGATGGGGCGCGAATCGGCCGATGCCGACGTTGTTGATGCTCGCGGTCGCCGGCTCGTGCACCTGCCACTCCACCGGCGCACCGAGATTCTTGCTAATGAATGCGTGATGATTGAACATCTGCAGCGCCAACGGATATTCGCCGGCAATCGTCAGATCGAGCACCTGGCGATTGCTTGCGGTCGTCTTGGCGATGTTTTGCTGTCGCAACTTTTGCAGATAGGCGCGGCCGGCTTCATTGCCCATGGTGTTGAGGATCGTGCCAACGAACATTGGCGCGCCCGAGCCGCGGCTGGTCGACCACATCATTTGGCCTTTCCATTTCGGATTGAGCAGATCTTCGTAGGTCTTCGGCACTTCGGCCGCTTTGACCATGCGCGTGTTGTAGCCGGTGGCAAAAAAGTACAAATTGGTTGCCGCCCAAAAACCATTGGCATCCTTCAGCTCGGCTGGGTACTCGGCAAGATAGGGCGAGTGGAAGCGCTGCAAATAATTCGCCCGCCGCACCATGGTCGGCGACACCGTGCCGTCAATCATGTCGACCTCGTAGCGCTTGGCGCTGTACTCGGAGATCATGCGCTGGACGATGTTCTCGGTGTTGGCGCGGAAGAACTCCATCGTTATGAATGGGTATTCTTTTTCGAACGCGACTTTGAGCGGCCGCACCACCTGATCGACGATCAGCGTTGTATACCAGGAGACCTTGCCTTCTTTTTTGGCGCCTTCGACCAGAATCTTCTGACGGTCGGCAGATTTGAGATTGGCAATGTCCTCGACCGATGCCGCCATGGCGAGGCCCAGCCAACCAAAGATAAAGGCGCAGCATAACAACCCATTCAGACGAACCATCTGCGAGCCCCCTCCGTTCGTTCCATGCAATCGCTGCCCGAAGCTAGTCCTTCTGCCCTTAAGTTGTCAAGGTAAATGAGCAGCGCAGGGCGACCAACCGGTCGCCCCTAGAGCTCAGGGCGAACGGCTTGGAGACTAAAGCCATCGCAAGAGTGCTTTCATGCCGCCTGTCGAAGTATTCTCGCGATTTTTTTCATCTGCTAGTTTCTGTTGCCCGATCTTGCTTTAGCTTCGAGCAGTGCCCGCAGAATATCCTCCGCCTTGGCGGCATCCACCCGCGACGCGTCTTGCCAAATCACTCGGCTGTCGGCGGCCCGACTCAAAGCAGCCTCGGCTGCCTTGGTGTCGGTATTGCCGTCGGTTAGCAGCACAATCTTGGTTAAATGATTCGCTTCGCTCAACGCTTGCAATTCGTACAAACAGCCTCGGCTATTCTCCGACAGCCCGCGTAGATCCATTAGCACACGATCCGCGCGGCCAACCAGCGCCATCAAAACGCTCTGCCAAGTCGTGTCATAACAATAAAAATCGTTGACGCGATAGCGTCCGTCAGCGTCGGGCCGGGTATCGAGCTTTGCCAATTGCTCCTTGAGCGTCGCTTCATCCTTTATGTAGCGTTGGGCGATCGAGCCTTCCATGTAGGCAAACAGATCGTCCGGCGCCAGCGTGCGCGACGCGAGGTCGCTGCCGGCGATCAACACGACCGAGCCGGAGTAGCGCCAGCGCTCGATAATCTGATCGAACAACCATTCAACTTCGGCGTCGCGGCGGAAGACCCGTAACACGAGCAGCACCGGCGCCGCGCCCTCTTTTTTCAAGAAGGGCGCCGCCAGCCGCAGTCCGAGCGGAATCCATAACCACGCACCCATGGCGGCGAACGAAGTCGCCCCAACGATCCTGACGAAGGCAGCGCGTAAGTCAGCAGGCAGACCAGCCAATAGCCCGCGTAGAGATACGTCGCTTCAGAAAACCATTTCCCCCGGTAGGATCGAGCCAGCCAACGGCCAAAGGCACGGATCGGCCAATAGGCGATCACCCACGGAACGATCGCGAATAACACAAACGTCCCCACAGCACCGAACAGGCCAACCAGCGCGCCGATCCAAGACGAAAACCCGGAGTCGACACCGCGCTCCAAAGCGTCGAGCCCAAGCGTCGAAGCCCCTGCCAGAAGAAAAAACGGCGGGAAAAGATAGGGCGCCGCAACGCGGGTTTTGCCACTGCCAGCCAGCAGCAGCAAAGCGACAAGAGGAAAGCCAATTTGACCACCAAGCCAAAGCATCAGACCGAGAAAACTCTGCTGCTCTTCGGAGCGCAGCCAAGTAATCAGCACGCTAAACAAAAAGTACAAAATAGCGACGCCGGTCGTGCGCCACCAAGACCAGCGCCACAACATGCCGAGGACAAAAACGATCGGCACCGAGTAGACAATGCCGATAATGGCTAATTTGATCGGACCAAAGCCACCCTCCGGATAGATGAAAGTCAAAATATAGCCTGCCGCCGTGATGCCGATGAGCAGCGAAATCGCAACCATCACTAACGCTAGACGCCGAGCGGCGTTGCGGTTGGCGTCTGGAGAAACTTCGCTGCTACCTGGCGGCGCCTCGGTGGGTTGAGCAACCAAAGCCCCTGCAGCTGGGACTGCAGCGTCTCGTGGCGCAACACCGCTCGCCATCAGCTTTACAATGCGGCGGCGATAGAGCCACGACACGACGCGAGCCGCAAGGCTTGCCAGAATCAGCGCGACCAGGAAGATGAAGAGTAATTTTCCGTGCATGAAATCGCCGCACCGCGTGGGAAAAGCTTCGTATTGACTCAGCGCGGCGCAGGCCAGTTGTTTGTGAAAACCTAGGCCGGGTAACGAGAAGTTGTCAAGAAGAAAGGCAGCTCGGCAGCGGTCTTAGCCATGCTGGAGGCGATGGAGTGGCTCGGCGAGATTGACAAAAAGTATCTGTCCCACCGTGAGGAACACATGGCGGGCAACGAGTGGCCCAGGCTCCATCGAAGACCGCGACGGATCTCCGATGGAGCCTCGCTAGCCCGAATTATTCATGCGACGGGGAAAACCCATGACACTGTCCCATGTAGTCAAGCTCAAATTGGACTGCTATTTCAAGAAGTTTTTATCGAAATACTCTACCCAGGCGTCGCCTTCGTTCAATTGCGAATCGGGCGTGAAATACAGGGCGCGCTTGAAGCGGCCTCCGCCCGGTTTGAGATCGATTTGCTTGGCGGGGATCCTTGGATGCGACGGCAAGTAATTCACCCCCTGAATGACTTTCTGGCCTTCCTCCGACAAGATGAAATCGAGCAGCAGCAGCGCTGCGTGCGGATGGGGCGAGCGTGTCACCGGCGAGATCGTGTTGATGGTCGCCGACGCCGGTTCGATGGGCGACCAATCCACCGGCGCGCCCGCCGATTTGCTGATATGGGCGTGGTGATGAAAGATGTGCAGCGCGAGCGGATATTCGCCGGCGATGACCAAATCCAACAACTGCCGGTTGCTCGCCGTGGTCTTGGCAGGGTTCTGTCCCTTTAACTTTTGCAGATACGCTTTGCCCGCTTCGTCTCCCATGGTCTTGAGGATATTGCCGATCATCATCGGCGCGCCCGAGCCCCGGCTAGTCGACCACATCATCTGCCCCTTCCAGCGCGGGTGCAGCAAATCTTCGTAGCTCTTCGGCACTTCGTTGGGCTTGACCATACGGGTGTTGTAACCGACCGCGAAGAAATAAACGTTGCTCACGCCCCAGTAGCCCTGCGGATCTTTCAGCTCGGCCGGATAGTCGGCAAAGTGAGGTGTATAGAAACGCTGCAAGAAACCAGCCTTTTTCACCATCGGCGCGGTTACCGTGCCGTCGACGATATCGACCTCGTAGCGCTTGCCCTGATATTCGGAAAACATCTTTTGCACGATGCGCTCCGAGTTGCCGCGGAAATGATCGATGGCAATGAACGGATATTTTTTCTCGAAGGCCTCTTTGATCGGCCGCACGACTTGATCGACGATCAGCGACGTATACCAGGTGATCTTCTTTTCTTTCATGGCGCCTTCGACCAGCAGCTTCTGCCGGTCCGGCTTGTTGTAGAGCATGACATCGTCGACGGTGGCGGCCTGCGACTGAGAAAGCGCGCAACAAAACAGCGCCATCACACTCGACAAGAAAATATTTCGCAGCTTCATAGTGAACTCTCCAAACTGTTACGCCGTAAACATGGCGGGTTACGCTGCCGACTCTTTACTTATTTCAAAATCGTCTCGGCAAACTTCCCCGCTGGCGCGCGCACCTTCGTGTACTTGTCTTCCAGGTGATTGCGCACACGGTGATATTGCTCCACTGTCAGTGAGTCTTTGGCGGCATTGATGCCGAGCTTGGCGAGCCAGCGCGTCTCGACGTCCAACCGGCGCGTGCCGTTTTCCATCACCTTGTTGTACCACTCCTGCCCTTCTTTACTGAGAAACCAATTAACGAAAACTCTAGCAGCGTTGGGGTTGGGCGGATTTTTCACCACGCCGATGACGCCAAAGCCATTGCTGGTAGGCAGCCCTTCTCTAGGCGCCGGCACCGGCTTGAGCGGCAGGCCGGCATCCACATAGGGGTCCACCGGAGAGCGACCTAAGCCAAACGCCACAGCGATCTTGGCTTTCGCCAGGGCGTCGGCAAGTTGGCGCAAATCGCGCGTCAAGAACAAATCCTGCGCCGCTAGCTTCTTGAGAAACTCTTCGCCTTTGATGTCCCACATGAACGACCAGATGCCTTGGCCGGAGCTGGGCACGCGCGGATCGCTGAAGCCAATCTTGCCCTTCCACTTCGGCTGGAGAAAATCGTCGAAGCTTTTGAAGTCTTCGGCTTTGGCCAGGGTCGCGTTGAACCAGGCGTTTTGCGTCGCCACGTCGGCGAGAAACGAGTAGAGAAACTTGCTGGTGCCGAGATTGTCTTCCCAAACATGGCCGCCAAACCATTGCTTGGGATCTCTGACTTCAGGGAGAATCCAGAACGACTCGATCGGCTCCAGCATGCCATCGTGCGCCAGGCTCACCGCGGTGCCGGTGCCGCAGATGATCGCATCGAAGTAGCTCACCCCCGCTTTCTTTTCCGCCGCGATGCGCGCAGCGTTCTTCGGCCCCGATGCCGGCACCAGCTCGGCTTCGATGCCAAACTTCTGGCGCAGGACACTCTCCATCTCTTTGCGCAGCTCATTGGACGGCGGTATCGCCAGCACAACCTTGCCCTCTTTTTTCGCCGCCTCGACGACCTTGTCCCACTCGGGGGGCCGACGGGCTTCGGCGGCGAGCGCGCTCTGTACGCTAGCCAGCGCCACGGAAACAACCAATATTTTTATTGCCAAACTATTTTTCATGATCGCCATCGGTCCAGTTCCTAGTTTCCGCTTTTGGCATTCACAGTTTATTTCAAAATCGTCTCGGCAAACTTGGCCGCCGGCAGGCGCACGGCGGTGTACTTGTCTTCCAGATGATT is a window of Deltaproteobacteria bacterium DNA encoding:
- a CDS encoding extracellular solute-binding protein translates to MKLRNIFLSSVMALFCCALSQSQAATVDDVMLYNKPDRQKLLVEGAMKEKKITWYTSLIVDQVVRPIKEAFEKKYPFIAIDHFRGNSERIVQKMFSEYQGKRYEVDIVDGTVTAPMVKKAGFLQRFYTPHFADYPAELKDPQGYWGVSNVYFFAVGYNTRMVKPNEVPKSYEDLLHPRWKGQMMWSTSRGSGAPMMIGNILKTMGDEAGKAYLQKLKGQNPAKTTASNRQLLDLVIAGEYPLALHIFHHHAHISKSAGAPVDWSPIEPASATINTISPVTRSPHPHAALLLLDFILSEEGQKVIQGVNYLPSHPRIPAKQIDLKPGGGRFKRALYFTPDSQLNEGDAWVEYFDKNFLK
- a CDS encoding APC family permease; the protein is MPTPTSTNAPLRRALNTPGLAAVTFFCVAGGPFGLEDAVGAAGPQLALLGIVLLPWFWSFPTALMTAELSTAMPEDGGYVVWVEKAFGRFWGFQEGWLSWLCSFADNALYPVMFVDYLAYLRGDMSPTERWLIGASLVLVITWLNIRGIQLVGFMSVIFTLFVLAPFIVMIVLGAPRVETAHWFASSGDASGSVNWALLMSVLLWNTSGWDNAGCCAGEVANPARSYPRAMIVSVIVVTLVYLLPLLVGVSIDTDWAQWKEGEFPKIAAQVGGGWLGTWLTVAGLVTAAGMFNALLCTSSRVPFAMAERRMLPRGLAALHKKHATPWRSIVINSLGVAALIPFSFQELIEVDMFLYAASMILEFAALVWLRIKKPEMTRPYRVPGGTAGAVALSIPPTALCFLSIGLANHATLYVGVAGIALGLLVYRWQS
- a CDS encoding YihY/virulence factor BrkB family protein, which gives rise to MTTRAQESKRPLQQFKTRVFDRIYDSEPVGASWAGRAAHTVVKIIVMVTRDFFENLVKLQAMALAFKTLLSLAPALAVIFSILKAFGVHNRMEPALLEALEPLGDKGEDIIDALLNFVDRMSASALGSVGLITLFLTVLSLMATIEDAFNHVWRVRSPRTWARKFSDYLSVILVGPVLIFSALTITATLQSSAFVQKLIALEPFGAVILGLLRLLPYLTLWGAYTFFYIFIPNTQVRVRSALIGGLVAAILWQTVGWGFAVFVASSTQYYAIYSSFAILLLFLFWLHIGWVIVLLGAQVAYAHQHLRFYQPDRELLAHSPAGREKLALQMMLLIGRNFYHGRDALSVADVAALLRIPAGLTRDFMEMFEDHRLVLALADQQTYVIGRDPETIGIKEILDCVRNAGRQARPVPSRNEDEQQIDELLEAIDRSAALALQHKNLQSLILSVEPLRERAATEEERPVRG
- a CDS encoding extracellular solute-binding protein, coding for MAIMKNSLAIKILVVSVALASVQSALAAEARRPPEWDKVVEAAKKEGKVVLAIPPSNELRKEMESVLRQKFGIEAELVPASGPKNAARIAAEKKAGVSYFDAIICGTGTAVSLAHDGMLEPIESFWILPEVRDPKQWFGGHVWEDNLGTSKFLYSFLADVATQNAWFNATLAKAEDFKSFDDFLQPKWKGKIGFSDPRVPSSGQGIWSFMWDIKGEEFLKKLAAQDLFLTRDLRQLADALAKAKIAVAFGLGRSPVDPYVDAGLPLKPVPAPREGLPTSNGFGVIGVVKNPPNPNAARVFVNWFLSKEGQEWYNKVMENGTRRLDVETRWLAKLGINAAKDSLTVEQYHRVRNHLEDKYTKVRAPAGKFAETILK
- a CDS encoding ABC transporter substrate-binding protein; protein product: MQQRCKMTLWAGLSLMFFVAVSDALAQQQTLAFSSVDAPNANWYIAKERGTYKKYGLDVELIYIPSSTTTISAVVAGSVAVGNISGGAIANAAVGGASVVAVGCFINTLPYDLVVHESIKSAAQLKGKSIGISRVGSSSDVAARIFLKELKLEADKDVAILQVGGSTERAAAFRTGRIIAFPAPPGVIHLTHGMPHRILASTADFPKGFPFPYVCPTASKAFVKNSRDTMKRLLMALIESTHFYKTRKEESKKIMAKYTRHNNEAFLDAAYQSSAKLFEQVPLVNREGMDTQVKDAVSRKPGSTMKVDDIVDDSLVLELEKEGFIGRIYK
- a CDS encoding iron ABC transporter permease; the encoded protein is MAKQPTETIDLPLKTNSDSASLSANLASRFDVATCVMISVSLVTAYLVLPPLYSVIQTSLFTSKLTGEIDQFTFKYYRDLLSGLQIIGPFLNSFYFSVLSAVCATTLGGSIAWIVVRTDSPLRGLGYFTAFASFGTPFILYTIGWLLLLGKAGPVNYWLKIIFNQTTPVLNVYSMFGMVLIESLLWSPFVFLMLAAAFRSMDPSLEEASAACGARVWQTMRKVSLRLMLPALFSVMLLIFIRTFESFEIPALVGLPGDIRVLTTSIYLDAQKLPPQYGSAGAFAVLLMVVVGITLYFYFRITREGDRYHTVTGKGYRPALISLGRWRYVTGAGLLAYSLILLLLPFLIILWASLLPFYMQPSIEAISKFTIKNYVTALHFPKLLDSVKNSVLLGLGSATFVMALTLLASWILVRTKIRGRWLLDFLTTLPLMFPGIVMGLAILRFYLFVPIPVYGTLWILLIAFATRYIPYGIRYNHSGLLQLHKELEEASYVSGASWFSSMRRIILPLITPSFLGGWIFIFLLSAKELSMSVLLVSPQTPVVSVAIFELWENAQVGELAAFGVIWTVILVTVAILYYMFARRYGIQQN
- a CDS encoding O-methyltransferase, with translation MFHDISEKMQQVMRAMEEQLERDQRSLRSVDTDVARVLTLLAISAPAGAFLELGSSGGYSSIWLAIAAKIKGVKLTTVDLDENKVALARENVAKAGAENQVQVFHGNAFDYAGQSEPLAFCFSDIEPPENNAKIYELIVPRLVPGGWLVVDNVTSPRHQADFIKRAYSDPRVDAVLLPFPKGDMICRKI
- a CDS encoding extracellular solute-binding protein, with product MVRLNGLLCCAFIFGWLGLAMAASVEDIANLKSADRQKILVEGAKKEGKVSWYTTLIVDQVVRPLKVAFEKEYPFITMEFFRANTENIVQRMISEYSAKRYEVDMIDGTVSPTMVRRANYLQRFHSPYLAEYPAELKDANGFWAATNLYFFATGYNTRMVKAAEVPKTYEDLLNPKWKGQMMWSTSRGSGAPMFVGTILNTMGNEAGRAYLQKLRQQNIAKTTASNRQVLDLTIAGEYPLALQMFNHHAFISKNLGAPVEWQVHEPATASINNVGIGRFAPHPHATMLLIDFILSEKGQRVYQQSNYLPAHPKLPAKQVDLKPGGGRFNKAYYVNPDNQFDKGNEWVDIFNSIFVK